Genomic segment of Alistipes sp. ZOR0009:
AATTAGAATACAATTAGAAATGGGGCAAAAAAATGAGCATCGCGCACCGTACAAATCTATCTGAGAGCCATATTTGCAGCCACTCGGGCCAATATCCGTCTAAATTATATTAACATCGGCAAAGAATTGGGGAGCACCAGCAGGTAGCATGCCGTTTTTAACCAACAATTTACTTTCTTTGCAAAAACGACAGATAACGTACAACACGTAAAATGGTTATTGCCTCTAAAGTTCGTAACGTAATAGTAAAAGTAGCCGACTGGTTTTACCCTCTCTTCTCGCGATTTATGCCCCGAGAGACCTTTCTGTACCTGATGTGCGGAGGAGGAAATACCGTATTCGACATTTTTCTTTACTTTATCTTCTACAACTTTGTGCTGCAAAAGCATATTGTGGAGCTTGGCTTTGTGGCTATAAGCCCTCACATCGCGGCTTTTATCATGTCGTTCTGCATAACCTTCCCAACCGGGTTTCTGCT
This window contains:
- a CDS encoding GtrA family protein, translated to MVIASKVRNVIVKVADWFYPLFSRFMPRETFLYLMCGGGNTVFDIFLYFIFYNFVLQKHIVELGFVAISPHIAAFIMSFCITFPTGFLLNKYITFTQSDLRGHVQLFRYGVTVLMCIILNYLFLKLFVEFFGWYPTISKTITTVIVAIYSYFSQKHYTFKISNKE